The following proteins come from a genomic window of Falco cherrug isolate bFalChe1 chromosome Z, bFalChe1.pri, whole genome shotgun sequence:
- the ZBTB7C gene encoding zinc finger and BTB domain-containing protein 7C yields the protein MANGIEDLIGIPFPNHSSEVLCGLNEQRHDGLLCDVILIVQDQEYRTHRSVLAACSKYFKKLFTTGTLTDQPYVYEIDFVKPEALSAILEFAYTSTLTITTSNVKHILSAAKMLEIQCIINVCLEIMEPDREAEQEDDKEDEDDDEDEDEGEEEEEEEVENFVGQENLTDVQEVSCHQSPSKSDLTEEAYTEAPRDFPNHYPASNSSGHLGMIRDFSIESLLRENLYPKASIPERRPALSPFAPSFFPHLWNGDFSSFSQLEEPQVDNGPLDLVIKKRKIKEEEEKEDLPPPPFPNDFFKDMFTNTPAAPLGRIKAETDYSAYLNFLSATQFGGVFPPWPLKEERKIKPKASQQCPICNKVIMGAGKLPRHMRTHTGEKPYMCNICEVRFTRQDKLKIHMRKHTGERPFLCIHCNAKFVHNYDLKNHMRIHTGVRPYQCEFCYKSFTRSDHLHRHIKRQSCRIARPRRGRKPAAWRAASLLFAPGGPPVEKSFMMPPTLEEMSGHLGGAAMCLPGPSPKHFLSGAETPFSLQELESQFEETQMELFRRAQLDMERNAGIFAFALGHNENLAAQPFFPLPDPWSTGFSGLAGLGHVAPISETSN from the exons ATGGCCAATGGCATTGAAGATCTTATCGGGATCCCATTCCCGAACCACAGCAGTGAAGTCTTATGTGGTTTAAATGAGCAGCGGCATGATGGTCTCCTCTGCGATGTCATCCTCATTGTACAGGACCAGGAGTACCGGACCCATCGGTCTGtccttgctgcctgcagcaagtACTTCAAAAAACTCTTCACTACTGGCACTTTAACAGACCAGCCCTATGTTTACGAGATTGACTTTGTCAAGCCTGAAGCACTTTCTGCCATCCTGGAGTTTGCCTACACCTCAACCCTCACCATCACCACCTCAAATGTCAAGCACATCCTCAGCGCTGCCAAGATGCTGGAGATACAGTGCATTATCAACGTATGCCTTGAAATCATGGAGCCCGACAGAGAGGCGGAGCAGGAAGATGACAAAGaggatgaagatgatgatgaagatgaagatgaaggggaagaagaggaggaggaagaagtggaaAATTTTGTCGGTCAGGAGAACCTAACCGATGTCCAAGAAGTAAGCTGTCACCAAAGCCCTTCGAAGTCTGATCTTACCGAAGAAGCATATACGGAAGCACCTAGAGATTTTCCAAATCACTACCCAGCCAGTAACTCCTCTGGACACTTGGGCATGATACGGGACTTCTCCATCGAGTCCTTGCTGAGGGAAAACTTGTACCCTAAGGCGAGCATCCCAGAAAGGAGGCCAGCTCTCTCTCCTTTCGCCCCTAGCTTCTTCCCTCATCTATGGAATGGCGATTTTAGCTCCTTCTCCCAGCTCGAGGAGCCACAAGTAGACAACGGCCCCTTGGATCTGGTGATCAAAAAGAGGAAGAtcaaggaagaggaggagaaggaagaccTGCCTCCGCCTCCTTTCCCTAATGACTTCTTCAAGGACATGTTTACCAacaccccagcagctcccttaGGGCGTATTAAGGCAGAGACTGACTATAGCGCTTATCTCAATTTCCTAAGCGCTACCCAGTTTGGAGGAGTTTTTCCCCCATGGCCCctgaaggaggagaggaagataAAACCCAAGGCGTCCCAGCAATGTCCCATCTGTAACAAAGTCATCATGGGAGCCGGCAAGCTGCCCAGGCACATGAGGACCCACACGGGAGAGAAGCCGTATATGTGCAATATCTGTGAAGTTCGCTTTACCAG gcagGACAAGCTCAAAATCCACATGCGGAAGCACACGGGAGAGCGGCCGTTCCTGTGCATCCACTGCAACGCCAAATTTGTGCACAACTATGACCTGAAGAACCACATGCGCATCCACACAGGCGTGCGGCCCTACCAGTGTGAGTTCTGCTACAAAAGCTTCACCCGCTCTGACCACCTCCACCGCCACATCAAACGCCAGAGCTGCCGGATCGCACGGCCCCGGCGAGGACGCAAGCCAGCAGCATGGAGGGCGGCCAGTTTGCTCTTTGCTCCTGGTGGGCCACCAGTGGAGAAGAGCTTCATGATGCCACCGACGCTGGAGGAGATGAGTGGCCACCTTGGCGGTGCGGCCATGTGCCTTCCCGGCCCCAGCCCCAAGCACTTTCTGAGCGGGGCCGAGACCCCCTtcagcctgcaggagctggagagcCAGTTTGAAGAAACCCAGATGGAACTCTTCAGGCGAGCCCAGCTAGACATGGAGAGGAACGCGGGCATCTTTGCCTTCGCCCTGGGCCATAACGAAAACCTCGCTGCCCAacccttcttccccctccccgaTCCTTGGAGCACAGGCTTCAGCGGCTTGGCAGGGCTCGGCCACGTGGCTCCCATCTCTGAGACGAGCAACTAA